A genomic window from Gymnodinialimonas ceratoperidinii includes:
- the proC gene encoding pyrroline-5-carboxylate reductase, translating to MDMTQMNSRGLVLLGCGKMGSAMLQGWLSGGLSPDAVHIIDPNPSEWLQGTGVHINEDLPESPAILMIAVKPQMMQEALPQVERFGGGDTLILSVAAGTTIQMYEKAFGAGTRIVRSMPNTPAAVGKGITAIVGNADATDADLDMAEDLLKAIGQVVRLTSEGQIDAVTGISGSGPAYVFYMIDTLAAAARAEGLPADMAMQLAKATVAGAGALAEQADETPEQLRINVTSPNGTTQAGLEVLMGEGGLAPLMRKTVAAATHRSRELRK from the coding sequence ATGGATATGACGCAGATGAACAGCCGCGGGCTGGTCTTGCTTGGCTGTGGCAAAATGGGTTCTGCGATGTTGCAGGGGTGGCTTTCGGGAGGATTGTCGCCGGACGCCGTGCACATCATTGATCCAAACCCGTCGGAATGGCTGCAAGGCACCGGGGTTCATATCAACGAGGATCTGCCTGAAAGCCCTGCGATCCTGATGATCGCGGTCAAGCCGCAGATGATGCAGGAGGCCCTGCCGCAGGTTGAAAGATTTGGCGGCGGCGACACCCTGATCCTATCGGTCGCGGCGGGAACCACGATCCAGATGTACGAGAAGGCCTTTGGCGCGGGCACGCGCATCGTGCGCTCCATGCCCAATACGCCCGCTGCCGTCGGCAAGGGCATTACCGCCATCGTCGGCAATGCGGACGCCACCGATGCGGATCTCGACATGGCCGAGGATCTTCTGAAGGCGATCGGGCAGGTCGTGCGGCTGACCAGCGAAGGTCAGATCGATGCCGTGACCGGCATTTCCGGCTCGGGCCCTGCTTACGTCTTCTACATGATCGACACGCTCGCCGCTGCCGCCCGCGCCGAGGGGCTGCCCGCCGACATGGCGATGCAACTGGCCAAGGCGACTGTCGCAGGCGCCGGGGCGTTGGCCGAACAGGCGGACGAAACACCCGAACAATTGCGCATCAACGTGACTTCCCCGAACGGGACCACGCAGGCTGGACTTGAAGTGCTGATGGGCGAGGGCGGCCTCGCGCCGCTGATGCGCAAGACGGTCGCCGCAGCGACCCATCGTTCGCGAGAGCTGCGCAAATGA
- a CDS encoding class I SAM-dependent methyltransferase gives MSLKDRMIARIARMGPMTLADYMAECLHDPQYGYYATRDPLGRRGDFITAPEISQMFGELVGLWLAQVWMDQGGGTVRLVELGPGRGTLMADVLRATRAVPGFHDAVELHLVEASPTLRAVQSEALASYDPQFHDSLGDVPEGPMLLIANEFFDALPIRQFQMNDAGDWQERQVGASDGALIWGLAPPAPLEVREGFKPGMIVETCAPAEAIAEEIGRRVAQGGAALIVDYGDWQSRGDTFQALENHAFADPLTHPGNADLTAHVAFEPIARAAQVQASALTPQGVFLERLGITARAQALAARLEGSALEAHVAAHRRLTHPDEMGTLFKVLALTPKGAPPPPALDPSDPPEPR, from the coding sequence ATGTCTCTCAAGGATCGCATGATCGCCCGCATTGCGCGGATGGGGCCGATGACCCTTGCCGATTACATGGCCGAGTGTCTGCACGACCCACAGTATGGCTACTATGCCACGCGTGATCCTTTGGGGCGCCGGGGCGATTTCATCACCGCCCCTGAAATCTCGCAGATGTTTGGAGAGCTGGTCGGCCTCTGGTTGGCGCAGGTGTGGATGGATCAGGGCGGCGGCACGGTCCGGCTGGTGGAGCTTGGCCCGGGTCGCGGCACCCTGATGGCCGACGTCCTGCGAGCGACCCGAGCGGTGCCGGGGTTCCACGACGCCGTTGAGCTGCATCTGGTCGAGGCCTCTCCGACCCTGCGCGCGGTGCAGTCGGAGGCGCTTGCAAGCTACGATCCGCAGTTCCATGACAGCCTCGGCGATGTGCCGGAAGGGCCGATGCTCCTCATCGCCAACGAATTCTTCGACGCGCTGCCGATCCGCCAGTTTCAGATGAACGATGCCGGCGATTGGCAGGAGCGGCAGGTGGGCGCGTCCGACGGCGCGCTGATCTGGGGCCTCGCCCCTCCCGCGCCGTTGGAGGTTCGCGAGGGCTTCAAGCCCGGCATGATCGTGGAAACCTGCGCGCCGGCCGAGGCTATCGCGGAAGAAATCGGCCGCCGCGTGGCACAGGGCGGCGCCGCCCTGATCGTGGATTACGGTGATTGGCAGAGCCGGGGTGACACCTTTCAGGCGCTTGAAAACCACGCTTTCGCGGATCCCCTGACCCACCCCGGAAACGCCGATCTGACGGCCCATGTGGCCTTCGAGCCGATTGCTCGGGCGGCGCAGGTTCAGGCGTCGGCCCTGACCCCGCAGGGGGTCTTTCTGGAACGGCTCGGCATAACGGCGCGTGCGCAGGCGTTGGCCGCGCGTCTTGAGGGGAGCGCTCTGGAGGCACACGTCGCCGCGCACCGACGCTTGACGCACCCCGATGAAATGGGGACCCTGTTCAAGGTATTGGCGTTGACCCCAAAGGGCGCGCCCCCGCCCCCTGCCTTAGACCCAAGCGATCCACCGGAGCCTCGTTGA
- a CDS encoding YbjN domain-containing protein has protein sequence MSHAEEYVDFDELHPIDIVETLAAHHAWDFDRIADDQIAMSIEGQWRSYTITLAWSSYDETLRMICTFDMEPPEGTLPKLYETLNLVNDRCWAGAFTYWASQKLMVYRYGLVLAGEQLASADQIACMVDAAVAASERYYPAFQLALWSDSSPEQAMSVAICETFGRA, from the coding sequence ATGTCGCACGCAGAAGAATACGTCGACTTCGATGAGTTGCACCCGATTGATATCGTGGAGACTCTGGCCGCCCACCACGCGTGGGACTTCGACCGGATTGCCGACGATCAAATCGCCATGTCGATCGAAGGGCAATGGCGCAGTTACACGATCACCCTCGCTTGGTCCTCGTATGACGAGACACTGCGGATGATCTGTACCTTCGATATGGAGCCGCCGGAGGGCACGTTGCCCAAGCTTTACGAGACGCTGAACCTCGTGAACGACCGCTGCTGGGCGGGTGCCTTTACTTATTGGGCATCTCAAAAGCTCATGGTCTACCGCTACGGCCTCGTTCTGGCAGGCGAGCAATTGGCCTCGGCCGATCAGATCGCCTGCATGGTGGACGCGGCCGTTGCTGCTTCCGAGCGGTACTATCCGGCCTTCCAACTCGCGCTCTGGTCCGACAGCTCGCCCGAGCAGGCGATGAGCGTCGCGATCTGCGAGACTTTCGGCCGCGCCTGA
- a CDS encoding tRNA-binding protein, which produces MSEISFDDFMAVDIRVGTITRAEDFPEARKPAIKLWVDFGDEIGEKKSSAQITAHYSPDALVGKQVIGVVNFPPRQIGPVRSEVLILGLHDAEGGVVLVRPDHPVANGERLC; this is translated from the coding sequence ATGAGCGAGATCAGTTTCGACGACTTCATGGCGGTCGACATCCGCGTCGGCACCATCACCCGCGCCGAGGACTTCCCCGAGGCACGCAAACCCGCCATCAAGCTATGGGTCGATTTCGGGGACGAGATTGGCGAGAAGAAATCCTCGGCCCAGATCACCGCGCATTACTCGCCCGATGCGCTTGTCGGAAAACAGGTTATCGGCGTCGTGAACTTTCCGCCGCGCCAGATCGGTCCGGTCCGATCCGAGGTCCTGATCCTCGGATTGCACGATGCCGAGGGGGGCGTCGTTCTGGTGCGTCCCGATCATCCCGTCGCCAATGGAGAACGTCTTTGCTGA
- a CDS encoding VOC family protein, with translation MKIGAFSVSLAVKDLAASRAFYENLGFSAMGGDPKHGYLIMKNGDALVGLFHGMFEGQMLTFNPGWDQDAKPLDDFDDVREIKEAVAAAGYPVEQEQGDDTGPGSFITRDPDGNVILIDQHR, from the coding sequence ATGAAGATCGGCGCTTTTTCCGTATCGCTTGCGGTCAAGGATCTGGCCGCCTCGCGAGCGTTCTACGAAAACCTCGGCTTCAGCGCCATGGGAGGCGATCCGAAACACGGCTACCTGATCATGAAGAACGGCGACGCGCTGGTGGGGCTCTTCCACGGCATGTTCGAGGGTCAGATGCTGACCTTCAATCCCGGTTGGGATCAGGACGCCAAACCGCTCGACGACTTCGACGACGTGCGCGAGATCAAGGAGGCCGTGGCGGCCGCTGGATATCCGGTTGAGCAGGAACAGGGGGACGACACGGGCCCCGGCAGTTTCATCACCCGCGATCCCGACGGTAATGTGATCTTGATCGATCAGCATCGCTAG
- a CDS encoding 2-hydroxyacid dehydrogenase, with translation MNMLISRRLPESVMADAKARFDVTCRDTTEPMDHGECVAALRAYDLILPTLGDAFTAEAFAEVPEPRAKLLANFGVGYNHIDVAAARAAGVEVSNTPGAVTDATADIAMTLILMATRRAGEGERLVRQGAWDGWHPVQMLGMHFSGKTVCVIGMGRIGQAIAKRCHFGFGCRIIYVNRSEKTTDFPAEQLPMEAALAQADVVVLATPGGSETRHLIGAPQLAAMQEHAILVNISRGDVIDEAALIKALQEAQIAGAGLDVYEQEPHVPEALRAMENVTLLPHLGTAALEVREDMGRMALDNVIAVAEGRAAPNAV, from the coding sequence CTGAACATGCTGATTTCGCGCCGCCTGCCGGAAAGTGTCATGGCCGACGCAAAGGCGCGGTTCGATGTGACCTGCCGTGACACGACGGAGCCGATGGACCACGGTGAATGCGTGGCGGCGTTGCGCGCGTATGACCTGATCCTGCCCACGCTCGGCGACGCGTTCACTGCCGAGGCCTTCGCCGAGGTGCCTGAGCCGCGCGCGAAGTTGCTGGCGAATTTCGGCGTCGGCTATAACCACATCGACGTCGCGGCCGCCCGTGCTGCAGGTGTCGAGGTTTCCAACACGCCCGGCGCGGTCACGGACGCCACTGCCGACATTGCGATGACCTTGATCCTCATGGCGACACGCCGCGCGGGCGAGGGTGAAAGGCTGGTGCGACAGGGCGCGTGGGACGGCTGGCACCCGGTCCAGATGCTCGGGATGCATTTCAGCGGCAAGACGGTCTGCGTGATCGGCATGGGGCGGATTGGTCAGGCCATCGCGAAGCGCTGCCACTTCGGCTTCGGATGCCGCATCATCTACGTGAACCGCTCGGAGAAAACGACGGATTTCCCGGCGGAACAACTGCCGATGGAGGCCGCCCTGGCGCAGGCAGATGTCGTCGTGCTGGCAACACCGGGGGGCTCGGAGACCCGTCATTTGATCGGCGCGCCTCAGCTGGCCGCGATGCAGGAACACGCGATCCTGGTCAACATCTCGCGAGGCGACGTGATTGATGAAGCCGCCCTGATCAAGGCCTTGCAAGAGGCGCAGATCGCGGGCGCAGGGCTTGATGTTTACGAACAGGAGCCACATGTCCCCGAAGCCCTGCGCGCGATGGAGAATGTGACGCTGCTGCCGCATCTGGGCACTGCGGCGTTGGAAGTGCGCGAAGACATGGGGCGCATGGCGCTCGACAACGTGATCGCGGTTGCCGAAGGGCGGGCGGCCCCCAACGCGGTCTGA
- the lgt gene encoding prolipoprotein diacylglyceryl transferase: MFAIPFPPLSPELFSIELGSFTFALRWYALAYLAGLGIGWWIIVRACARPELWPGNTPPMPPQKVEGLLTAVVLGVIIGGRLGYVLFYRPGYYLENPLQIVQVWQGGMSFHGGLIGVTIAALIFCRINRAPPLQVSDAMAMVVGFGLLFGRLANFVNAELWGRASDVPWAVIFPGAEAQNCTGPEGLVDYLGATVCARHPSQLYEAALEGALLLAVVLTLAFKAGWLKRPGAITGMFLLIYGSSRFFVEFFRQPDEHFTSPDNPVGFALALSPDVGLTMGQILTIPMVLVGFWLILRTRRRTAEIGG; this comes from the coding sequence ATGTTTGCTATCCCCTTTCCGCCGCTATCGCCCGAATTGTTCTCGATCGAGCTTGGCAGCTTCACCTTCGCGTTGCGCTGGTACGCGTTGGCCTATCTGGCGGGGTTGGGGATTGGCTGGTGGATCATCGTCCGCGCCTGCGCCCGGCCCGAGCTATGGCCCGGCAACACCCCACCGATGCCGCCGCAAAAGGTCGAAGGGCTGCTGACGGCAGTTGTCCTCGGCGTGATCATCGGCGGGCGCTTGGGATATGTCCTCTTCTACCGACCGGGCTATTATTTGGAGAACCCTCTGCAGATCGTGCAAGTCTGGCAGGGGGGCATGTCATTCCACGGCGGGTTGATCGGCGTCACCATCGCGGCCCTGATCTTCTGCCGGATCAACAGGGCGCCACCGCTACAGGTCTCGGACGCGATGGCGATGGTCGTGGGCTTCGGCCTGCTGTTTGGTCGATTGGCAAACTTCGTCAACGCCGAGCTATGGGGCCGCGCCTCGGACGTGCCATGGGCCGTCATATTCCCCGGCGCAGAAGCGCAGAATTGCACGGGGCCGGAGGGGTTGGTGGACTATCTCGGCGCGACGGTCTGCGCCCGCCATCCGTCGCAACTCTACGAAGCCGCACTGGAAGGCGCGCTGCTTCTGGCGGTTGTCCTGACGCTCGCCTTCAAGGCCGGGTGGCTGAAACGTCCGGGCGCAATCACCGGGATGTTCTTGCTGATCTACGGCTCTTCGCGGTTCTTCGTCGAATTCTTCCGTCAGCCCGATGAGCATTTCACCAGCCCGGATAACCCGGTGGGCTTCGCCCTTGCGCTGTCGCCCGACGTGGGTCTGACCATGGGCCAGATCCTGACGATCCCGATGGTGCTGGTGGGCTTTTGGCTGATCCTGCGCACGCGTCGGAGAACGGCGGAAATCGGGGGCTGA
- a CDS encoding ABC transporter ATP-binding protein: MNDAVNTPEATAEPALILEGIEKSYNHGKPNEINVLRGASARIERGEIVGLIAPSGAGKSTLLQIAGLLDTADAGQVEIGGRLVTGASDRARTAARRGQVGFVYQFHHLLPEFSAVENIVLPQLAHGVSSAEAEARALDLLGRVGMEARAAHRPGELSGGEQQRVAFCRSLANSPTLMLADEPTGNLDPTTSDTVFDVLMELVRSTGLSALIATHNHELARRMDRVLKLEEGVLIPA, translated from the coding sequence ATGAATGATGCTGTGAATACGCCTGAAGCGACGGCCGAGCCTGCCTTGATCCTCGAGGGGATCGAGAAGTCCTACAACCACGGCAAACCGAACGAGATTAACGTGCTGCGCGGGGCCTCTGCGCGGATCGAACGTGGAGAGATCGTGGGCCTGATCGCGCCCTCGGGGGCGGGGAAATCGACGCTGTTGCAGATCGCAGGCCTGCTGGACACGGCGGATGCCGGGCAGGTCGAGATCGGTGGGCGGCTGGTGACGGGTGCGTCGGACCGCGCGCGCACCGCGGCGCGACGGGGTCAGGTCGGTTTCGTGTACCAGTTCCATCACCTGCTGCCCGAATTCTCGGCGGTGGAAAACATCGTGCTGCCGCAATTGGCCCACGGGGTGTCCAGCGCCGAGGCTGAAGCGCGCGCCCTCGATTTGCTTGGCCGCGTCGGCATGGAAGCGCGCGCCGCACATCGGCCCGGTGAATTATCCGGAGGCGAGCAGCAGCGTGTTGCCTTCTGCCGATCCCTAGCCAATTCGCCGACCCTGATGCTGGCGGACGAGCCGACGGGCAACCTCGATCCGACGACTTCGGACACCGTGTTCGACGTATTGATGGAGCTGGTGCGCAGTACCGGCCTTTCAGCCTTGATCGCGACCCACAACCACGAATTGGCACGGCGCATGGACCGGGTGCTGAAGCTGGAAGAGGGGGTCTTGATCCCGGCTTGA
- a CDS encoding DUF2726 domain-containing protein, whose amino-acid sequence MAGLFHDGTQHAGLGLMLSFLAQVSTIVLIGAYGCMIAFVIVVSTVAMKHKEKLAEAEHALAEEKAKNARLFSHGADLIQRVGWRKQRLMNRPEYHLFRELERLVAQSSRGYRVFTQVSCGEFLEVAYRADLKDIAQEASHCLNRKRVDFLLIDRVGNPVCAIEYQGDGHYQGSAHGRDHAKRVACHAAGIRFLEVAAGGLTAGQRRDLRDLLGLKDAIAAE is encoded by the coding sequence ATGGCCGGGCTTTTTCATGACGGGACTCAGCACGCGGGGCTCGGCTTAATGCTTTCTTTTTTAGCGCAAGTTTCAACCATCGTATTGATCGGCGCGTATGGGTGCATGATAGCCTTCGTTATTGTCGTAAGCACTGTTGCGATGAAACATAAGGAGAAGCTCGCGGAGGCGGAGCATGCTTTGGCTGAAGAAAAGGCGAAGAATGCCCGGCTGTTCTCCCACGGAGCGGACCTGATTCAACGTGTGGGTTGGCGAAAGCAGCGCCTGATGAACCGTCCGGAGTACCATCTCTTCCGGGAACTCGAACGCCTCGTCGCGCAAAGCTCCCGTGGTTACAGAGTATTTACGCAAGTGTCCTGCGGAGAATTCTTGGAGGTAGCCTATCGGGCCGACCTGAAAGATATCGCGCAAGAAGCCTCGCACTGTCTGAACCGAAAGCGCGTGGATTTTTTGCTGATCGACCGCGTCGGAAATCCCGTATGCGCGATCGAGTACCAAGGTGACGGGCATTATCAGGGTAGCGCGCACGGCCGCGACCACGCGAAACGGGTAGCTTGCCATGCTGCTGGTATTCGCTTTCTCGAAGTCGCAGCAGGCGGCCTTACAGCAGGCCAAAGGCGTGACCTGCGCGACCTCCTCGGTCTGAAGGACGCGATCGCTGCCGAGTAG
- a CDS encoding accessory factor UbiK family protein, protein MQTRNKVMDDLSKLMTNAMGVAQGAKDEAETAMNGMMDRWLANRNLVTREEFDAVRAMAQKAREENEALKARLDALEKSEPKTDTK, encoded by the coding sequence ATGCAGACCCGTAACAAAGTAATGGATGACCTCAGCAAGCTGATGACCAACGCCATGGGTGTGGCCCAGGGTGCGAAGGACGAAGCTGAAACCGCGATGAACGGCATGATGGACCGCTGGTTGGCAAACCGGAACCTCGTGACCCGCGAAGAGTTCGACGCTGTCCGCGCCATGGCGCAGAAGGCGCGTGAAGAGAACGAGGCGCTCAAGGCCCGTCTGGACGCGCTTGAGAAGTCCGAGCCTAAGACTGATACTAAATAG
- a CDS encoding thymidine kinase yields the protein MAKLYFNYSTMNAGKSTLLLQASYNYIERGMQTYLLTANFDDRAGMGRIGSRIGIEAEADTYTQSDDLFAKIKARLDAGPCACVLVDEAQWMTRDQVWQLARAVDDLGVPVMAYGLRVDFRGELFPGSAALLALADEMREVRTICHCGRKATMVIRVDEKGEAVAEGAQIEVGGNDRYISLCRRHFREAVGDAPMS from the coding sequence ATGGCCAAGCTTTACTTCAACTACTCCACCATGAACGCGGGCAAATCGACCCTGCTGCTGCAGGCGTCGTATAACTACATTGAACGGGGGATGCAGACCTATCTGCTGACCGCGAATTTCGACGACCGCGCGGGAATGGGCCGGATCGGCTCGCGCATCGGGATCGAGGCGGAGGCGGATACCTATACGCAATCGGATGATCTCTTCGCCAAGATCAAGGCGCGGCTCGATGCGGGCCCCTGTGCTTGCGTGCTGGTGGACGAGGCGCAATGGATGACCCGCGATCAGGTCTGGCAACTCGCGCGTGCGGTGGATGACCTTGGCGTGCCGGTCATGGCCTACGGGCTGCGGGTGGATTTCCGGGGTGAGTTGTTCCCCGGCTCCGCCGCGCTGCTGGCGCTGGCCGATGAGATGCGCGAGGTCCGCACGATCTGCCATTGCGGCCGCAAGGCCACGATGGTGATCCGGGTGGATGAAAAGGGTGAGGCCGTTGCCGAAGGCGCGCAGATCGAGGTCGGCGGCAATGACCGCTACATCAGCCTCTGCCGGCGTCATTTCCGCGAGGCCGTGGGCGACGCACCGATGAGCTAG
- a CDS encoding beta-ketoacyl-ACP synthase III codes for MFEPAITGSGVFTPEQSISNDELVVAFNAYADRWNAEHADAIAAGEAQPMAHSSSEFIVAASGIESRYVLDKSGLLDPEVMHPWLPERPDDAPGVMAEMGVDACRKALDMAGVDAADVDLVICAASNHERAYPAIAIEIQQLLGTGGFAFDMNVACSSATFGIQAAADMVRSGSIKRALVVNPEICSAHLEWRDRDCHFIFGDVATAVLIERVDLAKGAHFAIKSTRCATQFSNNIRNNNGFLRRTREGQMEDRRDMQFMQNGRKVFKEVLPLVSRHIAEHMEEEGVAADDLKRLWLHQANKTMNDYIGKKVLGRAPEEGEQPNILQDYANTSSAGSIIAFAQYSDDMEPGDTGLICSFGAGYSVGSVILQKVAAA; via the coding sequence ATGTTCGAGCCAGCCATCACCGGATCCGGGGTCTTCACGCCGGAGCAAAGCATTTCCAACGATGAACTCGTCGTAGCCTTCAATGCCTATGCCGACCGTTGGAACGCGGAGCACGCCGATGCCATCGCCGCGGGTGAGGCGCAGCCCATGGCCCATTCCTCCTCCGAATTCATCGTGGCGGCCTCCGGCATCGAAAGCCGCTACGTGCTCGACAAGTCCGGGCTTCTGGACCCCGAGGTCATGCACCCGTGGTTGCCCGAGCGGCCCGACGACGCGCCGGGCGTCATGGCCGAGATGGGTGTCGATGCCTGTCGGAAGGCGCTGGATATGGCCGGCGTCGATGCCGCAGACGTCGATCTGGTGATCTGCGCCGCGTCGAACCACGAACGCGCCTATCCCGCAATCGCCATTGAAATCCAACAGCTTCTCGGCACCGGCGGTTTCGCCTTCGACATGAACGTCGCCTGTTCCTCCGCCACTTTCGGCATTCAGGCGGCGGCGGACATGGTGCGCTCCGGCTCGATCAAGCGGGCGCTCGTGGTGAACCCCGAGATTTGCTCGGCGCATCTTGAATGGCGTGACCGCGACTGCCACTTCATCTTCGGCGATGTGGCCACGGCCGTTCTCATCGAACGGGTCGACCTCGCCAAAGGTGCGCATTTCGCCATCAAGTCGACGCGCTGTGCCACGCAATTTTCGAACAACATCCGCAACAACAACGGCTTCCTGCGCCGCACCCGTGAGGGGCAGATGGAGGACCGGCGCGACATGCAGTTCATGCAGAACGGGCGCAAGGTGTTCAAGGAAGTGCTGCCGCTCGTCTCCCGGCATATCGCCGAGCATATGGAGGAAGAAGGCGTCGCCGCCGACGACCTCAAGCGGCTCTGGCTGCATCAGGCCAACAAGACGATGAACGACTATATCGGCAAGAAGGTCCTGGGACGCGCTCCGGAAGAGGGGGAACAGCCCAATATCCTTCAGGATTACGCCAACACCTCTTCCGCCGGCTCGATCATCGCTTTCGCGCAATATTCCGACGACATGGAGCCCGGTGATACCGGGCTGATCTGCTCGTTCGGGGCGGGATATTCCGTCGGATCGGTGATCTTGCAGAAAGTGGCTGCGGCCTGA
- a CDS encoding lipoprotein-releasing ABC transporter permease subunit, whose amino-acid sequence MASPPKSPGPFAGFEFLIAWRYLRARRTDGGVSAMTWISFIGIALAVMALIATLSVRAGFRHEFVGTILGANPHVAVYDIAQVNDAGQVERTLENFDEVAEALRGVDGVTHAAAVVRGQVLSSYRGRNSAVEVIGIAPEDLSLIPLVAEPEWRQGMLSAFGEETSITPDVEGALPVPGGPGIAIGSGVARELGASVGDRIRLISPDGARTPFGTSPRVSTYEVVYIFQVGRWDIDRTRVYLPFTEAQTYFNRDGVADEVQVSVSEPEQISQYVLPLLQAGGDVQIWTWEDSSGAFLRALQMEDNIMFIILSILVLIATMNIVSGLIMLVKNKSRDIGILRTIGLSEGSILRVFVICGSAIGVAGTLAGVILGCAFAIWIDPIFSFVNYVAGGGVWDPSVRMISALPARLEAGDVVTAMALSLGLSFVVTIFPARRAARMNPVEALRYE is encoded by the coding sequence ATGGCCTCCCCCCCCAAGTCTCCCGGTCCATTTGCCGGGTTCGAGTTCCTGATCGCGTGGCGCTACCTGCGCGCGCGGCGCACCGACGGCGGTGTGTCGGCGATGACGTGGATCAGCTTCATCGGCATTGCACTCGCCGTCATGGCGCTGATTGCGACCCTATCCGTCCGCGCCGGGTTTCGACACGAATTCGTCGGCACGATCCTCGGCGCAAATCCCCATGTCGCGGTCTACGACATCGCGCAGGTGAATGACGCGGGTCAGGTGGAACGCACGCTTGAGAATTTCGACGAAGTCGCAGAGGCCTTGCGCGGTGTCGATGGCGTGACCCATGCCGCAGCGGTGGTGCGCGGGCAGGTGTTGTCGAGCTATCGCGGGCGGAACTCCGCCGTGGAAGTCATCGGTATCGCGCCGGAAGACCTGTCGCTGATCCCCTTGGTTGCAGAACCGGAATGGCGCCAAGGCATGTTGAGCGCCTTCGGGGAAGAGACCTCCATCACGCCGGATGTCGAAGGCGCCTTGCCGGTGCCGGGCGGTCCGGGGATCGCCATCGGCTCGGGCGTGGCAAGGGAGTTGGGGGCCAGCGTGGGTGATCGCATTCGCCTGATCTCGCCCGACGGCGCGCGCACGCCCTTCGGCACCTCGCCACGGGTCTCGACCTACGAGGTCGTCTATATCTTCCAAGTCGGTCGGTGGGACATCGACCGGACCCGTGTCTATCTGCCGTTCACCGAGGCGCAGACCTACTTCAACCGCGACGGGGTCGCTGACGAAGTTCAGGTGAGCGTCAGTGAGCCCGAGCAGATCTCGCAATACGTCCTGCCGCTGCTTCAGGCAGGCGGCGACGTGCAGATCTGGACGTGGGAGGACAGCTCCGGCGCGTTCCTGCGGGCGTTGCAGATGGAGGATAACATCATGTTCATCATCCTCTCGATCCTCGTTTTGATTGCCACGATGAACATCGTCTCGGGCCTCATCATGCTGGTGAAAAACAAGTCACGCGATATCGGTATCCTGCGGACCATTGGCTTGAGCGAGGGCAGCATCCTGCGGGTCTTCGTCATCTGCGGCTCGGCCATCGGCGTTGCCGGAACGCTCGCCGGGGTGATCCTCGGCTGCGCCTTCGCGATCTGGATCGACCCGATCTTCAGCTTCGTGAACTACGTGGCAGGCGGCGGGGTCTGGGACCCCTCGGTGCGCATGATCTCGGCCTTGCCCGCGCGGTTGGAGGCAGGCGACGTGGTGACCGCCATGGCGTTGTCCCTCGGGCTGAGTTTCGTGGTGACGATTTTCCCGGCGCGCCGTGCCGCGCGGATGAACCCGGTGGAGGCTCTTCGGTATGAATGA